Below is a genomic region from Paraburkholderia sp. BL23I1N1.
GCGCACCGAAGTCGGCGAGCTCGATCTCGTGCCACGCGAAGAGCGCCGTTTCGGCCCGGGGTACGGACCGATCATGGCGGCGTTGACGCACCTGAATCCGCTCGGCAGCCGCTTCTCGGACGGCACATATGGCGTGTTCTATTGCGCCCGCTCGCGTGCCACCGCGATCGCCGAGACGCGCTATCACACGGGGAAGTTTCTGGAGGCAACCGCCGAGCCGCCCATGCGGCAGCAAATGCGCCTCTACACCGTGGTGGCGCAAGGCAACGTGGTCGATATTCGCGGCGACGTCTCGCTCGATCTCGCGGTGCTGTCGCCCGACGACTATCTCGCCGGACAATCGCTCGGCCGTGCCGTGCGCGAGGCCGGTGCGCCAGGCATCGTGTATCCGTCGGTGCGGGATGACGAAGGCGAGTGCCTTGCCGCGTTCAGAACCACACTGCTGCGCGACTGCCATCACGCGGCGTATCTGGAATACAACTGGAACGGCACGAGCATCGATATCGTGTTCGAACTCAATCAGGTAGGCTAAGCGTCACGAAACGTCACGAAAGAATCAGGGCAAGGCCAGCGCCGCCGCCCCGCTCTCCCGCGCCGCCTCGACCGTGATCGACCAGCGCAGCAATGCCCGCGGCTCCACGATCGTCAGCTTGCCGCCAGGCCCGAATGCGCCGGTGTCGATGAAAATCTGTGAGCCGATCTGCTGGATGTCGCGCATCGGCGTATGGCCGCAATAGGTCAGCGAAAGGCCCTGCTGCCGCTGCGGATCACCATTGCCCAAGGCCAGATCGC
It encodes:
- a CDS encoding RES family NAD+ phosphorylase, which encodes MTQPHWQDRWRSAPLDWPPAYRVIPTRFPAVNLFDRVASPEDFDALYALEAMTNDRLRTEVGELDLVPREERRFGPGYGPIMAALTHLNPLGSRFSDGTYGVFYCARSRATAIAETRYHTGKFLEATAEPPMRQQMRLYTVVAQGNVVDIRGDVSLDLAVLSPDDYLAGQSLGRAVREAGAPGIVYPSVRDDEGECLAAFRTTLLRDCHHAAYLEYNWNGTSIDIVFELNQVG